gtaAACATACATTTCACCTTCGATATTAGTGAGTTTAAAGAGTATGTGTGTCCAACACTATTAAATGGCATACCACTATTAGTGCAAATTCAATAACGAGTTTCatacattttaatttaataactAATATTAGATATCGCTAACTAATCATATGGTGATACGGTGTTGTACaccttaaatgtaaaatatataaatatagtcaTTATATAGTGGAAGATAAAATCTTACCCGGTTGAAGTTTTCATCATGCACAATATCAGTGGCCGTCATTCCCTTACTATTAAGAGCGAATTTGTCAAGTACTCGACGAGATAATAAAAATGATGATGTCACTGTTCCACTCCCAGTTAAGATAGCGACTATGTCAAGTACTCGACGAGAAAATAAAAATGATGATGTCATTATTCCACTTCGAGTTAACACAGCGAGATGGAAGCAAGTATTTCCATCTTTCTCTTTCCAATGTAAAATATCATTAAACTCCTTGAAATGTAGCATTCCCTTCACCAAGCATATGTTTCTACTCTCCACGGCAACATGTAGAGCCGTTCGGTCGTTGTTGTCCAATAACTCACAAATGTTGTACGAATATTTTCCGGATTCAGCTATTAA
The Humulus lupulus chromosome 6, drHumLupu1.1, whole genome shotgun sequence DNA segment above includes these coding regions:
- the LOC133783723 gene encoding uncharacterized protein LOC133783723; the protein is MKDDHGWTPLHHAAHFGEVEVVKRFLQKKATLALIQDNEGMSPLHISARSGSFGAVKSLIAESGKYSYNICELLDNNDRTALHVAVESRNICLVKGMLHFKEFNDILHWKEKDGNTCFHLAVLTRSGIMTSSFLFSRRVLDIVAILTGSGTVTSSFLLSRRVLDKFALNSKGMTATDIVHDENFNRISSLES